ATTAGTCGATCGACCGTTCAACCGTCGGAGTGAGAACGGTCCGACTGACAAACGGACGGCGACCTATGCCGCGGTTTCGCCCGTCGATCCCAGCCGACCCGTTTTTAGGACCCCATCCCGTACGAGCGGACATGACGACCCTCGCGTTCGACGATGACGGCGTCGACGTCGTGTATGAAGGGACCGAATTCCGCCTCGAGCGGGAGCTGATCGAGGAGGCGACGGAAAAGTCCTACTACGACGTCACCGACCACGAAGTGCTGAAGATCGTCGCAGAGCAGCCGAACCTGCAAGGCGAACCCCGCCGCGTCGGCGACATTCTCGACTGAGGGAATCGGCCGCTTCCACCCTCGAGCAGCGAACTATCCCTATCAGTCGATGCGCCCTCGATTCTCGCCGTCAGTTGCGACGGCGGCCCCGCCGGCCGCATCGGTCATTTCGAAGGCGTCGAGACGGTCCTCGAGTTCGGTCGCCTGCGCGGCGAACGCGTCGGTGCTCTCCGAAACCTGCGCGATCGAGGCGGTCTGCTCCTCGGCCGCGGCGGAGACGCTCTGGGTTTCGTCCTCCGTCCGCTCGCTCGCGCCGACGACGTCCTCGACCATCGAGACCACTTCCTGCGCCGACGCCGCCTGCTGGTCCGTGGCGCGGTTTACCTCCTGAATGCTCATGTGGACCGTTTCGACGTGGTCCGTGATGTCCTCGAGCGCGTCGATGCTTCCCTCGATAGTGGTGACGCCGTCGGTGACCTGATCGCGCATCCCCTGAATCTCGTCGACCGTTTCGGTCGTCGAGGACCGAACGTTTGCGATCTGTGACTCGATGCGCTGCGTCGCCTCGCTGGCCTCGCCGGCGAGCGATTTGATCTCGTCGGCGACGACGGCGAATCCGCTCCCGGCGCTGCCGGCCGTCGCCGCTTCGATGGAGGCGTTCAGCGCGAGCAGGTTCGTCTGGTCGGCGATTCGGTCGATGAGGTCGACAATTTCGATGATCTCCCCGATGTCCTCGTCGAGGGCCTCCACCTTGGCCACAGTCTCTTCACTCGTTTGGCGGATATCCGCCATCGCGTCGGCCGCGTCCCTGGCGTTTGCTCGGCCCGCCTCGCCGCGCTCGGCGGCTTCCGTCGCGGTCGATGCGACGCCGTCGGCCGACGACGCGACCTCCTCGATGGTCGCCGAGAGGTCGCCCATCTCGTCGGCGACCGTCTGCAGGCTCCGCGTCTGCTCGGCGTTCGTCGTCGCGATCGATTGCACCGATTCGCTGACCTGCTGGCTCGCCCGCTCGACGTCGCTCGCGCTCTCGGTGACGGCGGTGCTCTCGGTCGCGACTTCGGTCGAAAACGCGCGCAGTTCCAGCATCGTCCGCTCGAGGTCGGCGAGCATCGCGTTGAACGCCGTCGCGATGGCCGTCATCGCCTCGCTCTCGCTTTCGGGGTCCAGCCGTCGCGTGAGGTCGCCCGCCGCGGCTGCCTCCATGGTCCCTTTGAAGTCCGTCGCCGTCCGCTGGAGCGACTCGGTGAGCGCTTCGGCCTCCCGTTTGGACGATTCCGCGACGCTTCGGGCGTCCTCCGCGTCGCGTCGCGACTCCTCGGCCTCGGCTCGAGACGCCTCGGCTTCTTCTCGGCGCCGATCGGCGGCTTCTTTCGCCGCGACGGCCTCGCGCCGCGATGCCTCGACGGAGCGTCGTTCGCGCTTCAGATCGACGACGGCCGACAGCGAGCCGGTGGACGTGATGGCGAAGACGCCGGTCGTGATCCCGAGCAGGATGAGGCTCAACAGGTCCCAGAATCCGCCGCTGATGCCGAGCCACTCCGCGGCGACGACGCCCGCCCACAGCGCGCCGAGGAAACAGCCGAACGCGACGTTCGACCAGAAGCCGGCCTCGAGTTCGAACTCGAGGTAGTTCCGGATCGCGAGCGCGCCGCCGACGGCGAACGCACCGACGCCGACGACGTCGAACAAAGCGGTGATTGCGACCATCGCTTACGCCTCCGGGGCGTCGATGCCGACGCTCGTGTCGCTCTCGTCGTTCGTTCCGTTTTCGGCCGCCGAGTCGACTGCGTCCGCTGAGGCCGCTAGCAGCGCTTGCCGACGGTGGTAGACGGCGTACGCGAACGCGATTCCGGACCCCATAATGCCGACGCTGTGTTCGATGCCGTTAAACACGCCACCGAGCGCGATTCCCTCGGCGTTCGTCGCGATCAGCCCGGCGACGATACAGCCGTATCCGACGGCGAACCACTTCGCTTCCGACGTGTACCTGAGGAGTATCGGTGCCAGCCCGACGACCGACACGATCAGCAGGATCAGTTCTCCCGGCTCGAGTGCAGACAGTCCACTTGCCATGAGGGTGGCTCGCAAGACCTCGCAAAAAGCCTTCTTGCCGAACTGACGGAGAGAATGGACGTCTCGAGAGATCTTCCGTTCGATTCCGACGGGACCGCCGAACCGGAACCGTCCCCTCGTCTATCGAGCTACCGATCGTCTTCCTCGCCCCGGTCCCGCGTGACCGTTCGATCGCCGTGCGGCGGCGCGTCTTCGTTGTCCTCGTGGCGGTCCGCACCGGCCTCGCCCTCGACCTGTGGCTGTGGTTTCCCGGCTCCGACGCGTTGCTCCGATGCGTCGCCGTCTTCGCCGCCAGATCCGGCGTCGCTTCGCCGGCCGACGCTATGCTCGCCCCGCTCGACCGCCGGGTCGTCAGCATCCCTCTCGCCCTCGAGGCGCACGACCTCGCCGGTGATCACACCGACGGAGTCGGGCTCGATCGGCACCGTCTCGTCGGTGTTCAGGTTCCAGCCGGGCCTTGCCTTGATCGACTCTAGCGCGTCGTGATCCGGCTCGACGAGGGCAGCGTCGTCCTCGACGGACGAGACGACGCCGATCTTCGTCCCGCCGGAGTCCTCGACAGTCTTTCCCACGTCGTCCTCGGTGAAGGTCGCGCACATACTCGAGGGGCGGCGCCCGCGGGGAAAGCCGCTGTTGCCTGCAGCAGCACCCCGCCTGCACAGCTGAAACTGCCACTGACGGCCCGCATTCGCAGCCCCAACGTCCAATGGCGATGATCGCTCGAGTACGTAGCGGAGCGGACAGTCTATGAGTTCGCACTCGCACTCGCACTCGGACGATCGGCGGACGGGCGACGAAGCACCGGACGTAACGACTGCGTCGGATCGGGAGGGAGCGGCGTCGCAGGGGAACGTCGGCCGCGGCGAGCGCGTCGCCTCGGTCGCGCTGGGCGGGCTCCTCGTCGCGCGGGGCCTTCGACGAGGGTCGTTCGGCGGCGCGGCGACCGCGCTCGCCGGCGGTGCGCTCGTCTATCGGGGAATCACGGGCCGAAGTCGGCTCTACCGGCTGCTCGAGTCGAGCCCCGTCGATACGGAACGGTTGGAATCGCAACCGATGGCCGAGACGGAGCGGCCGACGGTCGACCGGTCCATCACCGTCGGCGAGGACGCCGACGAACTCCCGGCGTACTGGCGCGATCCGGACCGGTTGAGCCGGATCGTCGGCGAGTTCGCCGAGATCTCCGACGTACCCGGCGGCGACGGCCACCGGTGGCGGGTGCAGGGCCCCCTCGATCGAACGTTCGAGTGGGAAACCCGACTCGTCGAGGATGACGAGGAGCAACTGCGCTGGGAGGCCCGCGAGGGCGCGTCGGTGCCGCACGAGTACGCGATCTCGTTCGAGCCGGAGCCGGGCGGCCGGGGCACGATCGTCACGCTCGAGGTCGAGTACGAGCCGCCGGGCGGGGCGGTCGGCGACGCGGCGATGGACCGACTCGGGTTCGCCCCCGAGATCGTCGCCGGACGGATTCTGGGGCGGTTCAAGAGCCTCGTCGAGACGGGCGAGATTCCGACGACCGAGGACAGCATCTCCGCCCGCGGCCGCGGAGATACGGTGTGACGTAGCGGAACACCGTTGCTCGTCCGCGTTTTCGTTGACGCCCGAATCAAAATCCCGGGTCAGGGCGCCGACACGTCGACTTCGGGCGGCGCCGATTCGGGTTTCGACTCGTCGAAGAACCCCTCGACGCCCTCGAGGGCGAGGACGAACTCCGGGCCGAACGCGCCGGCCGGCGTCTGGAACCCGTCTTCGGCGTCGCCGGCGAGAACCCGTTCGGTAGCGGCCAGGGCAGCCTCGACGGTCACGACGTAAGCGTCCGGCGTTTGCAGCCGGGAGACGACGCGCTCGGTCGGCTCGCCGCTCTCGTCGCCGCCGAACTCGCCGCCGTCGTCTTCGACGCGCGCTTCGCCCCAGACGTACGTCGAGCCGCGCTTTCGCGACCGCGAGGACGGCCCTTCACGGACCAGTCCCGCGAACCACTTCAGCCCCTCGCGGACTGGCGTCGGCTCGAGCAACGGCGCGAGGTACCGGTGCGATTTCAACGCGAGTCGGGCGGGCTGGGGCATCAGCGCGTAGACGGCGACGT
The DNA window shown above is from Halopiger xanaduensis SH-6 and carries:
- a CDS encoding DUF5800 family protein, which translates into the protein MTTLAFDDDGVDVVYEGTEFRLERELIEEATEKSYYDVTDHEVLKIVAEQPNLQGEPRRVGDILD
- a CDS encoding SRPBCC family protein, whose amino-acid sequence is MSSHSHSHSDDRRTGDEAPDVTTASDREGAASQGNVGRGERVASVALGGLLVARGLRRGSFGGAATALAGGALVYRGITGRSRLYRLLESSPVDTERLESQPMAETERPTVDRSITVGEDADELPAYWRDPDRLSRIVGEFAEISDVPGGDGHRWRVQGPLDRTFEWETRLVEDDEEQLRWEAREGASVPHEYAISFEPEPGGRGTIVTLEVEYEPPGGAVGDAAMDRLGFAPEIVAGRILGRFKSLVETGEIPTTEDSISARGRGDTV
- a CDS encoding methyl-accepting chemotaxis protein, which gives rise to MVAITALFDVVGVGAFAVGGALAIRNYLEFELEAGFWSNVAFGCFLGALWAGVVAAEWLGISGGFWDLLSLILLGITTGVFAITSTGSLSAVVDLKRERRSVEASRREAVAAKEAADRRREEAEASRAEAEESRRDAEDARSVAESSKREAEALTESLQRTATDFKGTMEAAAAGDLTRRLDPESESEAMTAIATAFNAMLADLERTMLELRAFSTEVATESTAVTESASDVERASQQVSESVQSIATTNAEQTRSLQTVADEMGDLSATIEEVASSADGVASTATEAAERGEAGRANARDAADAMADIRQTSEETVAKVEALDEDIGEIIEIVDLIDRIADQTNLLALNASIEAATAGSAGSGFAVVADEIKSLAGEASEATQRIESQIANVRSSTTETVDEIQGMRDQVTDGVTTIEGSIDALEDITDHVETVHMSIQEVNRATDQQAASAQEVVSMVEDVVGASERTEDETQSVSAAAEEQTASIAQVSESTDAFAAQATELEDRLDAFEMTDAAGGAAVATDGENRGRID